One Dictyoglomus turgidum DSM 6724 DNA window includes the following coding sequences:
- a CDS encoding TldD/PmbA family protein has protein sequence MLEKLVEIGKKYADEVEIYQVNNFSSGVSFENGVLKDVETSIQSGISLRIIKDGKLGFSYTKNLLDPEGFVKNAIDSLKGDIKVEFSFPIGKELKTLNTYDLEIENLTNTKMVEEGQRISDILSQATNTQVNVGLVKSVSEIRIINSNGVDYSTKNSFYMCYAAAMYPGSYSSITRVVADKKFKEFSKEDFDYITFLYNSSRKEVKPKSGKMKVMFLPNTMYVLIWRLVYGTNGKNVYEKTTPLIDKIGSQIFDPAISIYNDPFDDTIPGSRAFDDEGVESKILPIVENGVLKNFYYDLYYGSKMGVGSTGNGYKVSDWGGEIIRVRPTPSLEHLHMKPGDKDFYEMIKSMDKGIIVAQALGAHSGNIPNGDFSIGLSPGLYVENGEILGHVKDAMVAGNIYEVMRNVLSLENKTYMANMGVFPSAIFEDVSVAIRE, from the coding sequence ATGCTTGAAAAGTTAGTTGAAATAGGGAAAAAGTATGCTGATGAGGTTGAGATATATCAAGTTAATAATTTCTCCTCAGGAGTTTCCTTTGAAAATGGAGTGTTAAAAGATGTTGAAACCTCAATTCAATCAGGGATATCTTTGAGGATAATTAAAGATGGAAAGTTGGGTTTTTCTTATACTAAGAATCTTCTTGATCCTGAAGGATTTGTTAAGAATGCTATTGACTCATTAAAAGGGGATATAAAGGTAGAGTTTTCTTTTCCTATAGGAAAAGAATTGAAAACCCTTAATACTTATGATCTCGAAATAGAAAATCTCACTAATACCAAGATGGTGGAAGAAGGTCAAAGAATCTCTGATATATTATCTCAGGCTACAAATACTCAAGTTAATGTGGGTTTAGTAAAGTCAGTTTCGGAGATAAGAATAATAAATAGCAATGGGGTAGATTATAGCACTAAAAATTCCTTTTATATGTGCTATGCAGCAGCAATGTATCCTGGATCTTATTCTTCAATTACAAGAGTGGTTGCGGATAAAAAATTCAAGGAGTTTTCAAAGGAAGATTTTGATTATATTACCTTTCTTTATAACAGTTCCAGAAAAGAGGTAAAGCCAAAGAGCGGAAAGATGAAAGTAATGTTTCTTCCTAACACCATGTATGTACTGATATGGAGACTTGTCTATGGTACTAACGGTAAAAATGTGTACGAAAAGACTACTCCATTGATTGATAAGATAGGCAGTCAAATTTTTGATCCAGCAATAAGCATATACAATGATCCTTTTGATGATACTATTCCTGGGTCAAGGGCTTTTGATGATGAAGGAGTAGAAAGCAAAATTCTTCCTATAGTAGAAAATGGAGTTTTAAAGAATTTTTACTATGACCTTTATTATGGGAGCAAGATGGGAGTTGGATCTACAGGAAATGGATATAAAGTCTCTGACTGGGGTGGCGAAATTATTAGGGTAAGACCTACACCATCCCTTGAGCATCTTCATATGAAGCCAGGAGATAAAGATTTTTATGAGATGATTAAGTCTATGGATAAAGGGATAATAGTAGCACAAGCTCTTGGTGCTCATAGCGGAAATATTCCTAATGGAGATTTTTCCATTGGGCTTTCTCCAGGTTTATATGTAGAAAATGGAGAAATTTTGGGACATGTAAAAGATGCAATGGTAGCTGGAAATATTTATGAGGTTATGAGAAATGTGTTAAGTCTTGAAAATAAAACTTATATGGCTAATATGGGAGTTTTTCCATCGGCTATTTTTGAAGATGTTAGTGTAGCCATAAGAGAGTAA